ACTGATCCATCCAGCGCCACTTTCAGCGCCTTGTAGCCCGATTCGCCCTCTTCGAACGACAAATCGTCGCAGAACACGATGAAGCGCTCGGGGCGCGCCGAAATCAGATCGACGATATCGCCCAGGTCGTGCAGATCGTCCTTGTCGACTTCGATCAGACGCAGACCGTCCTTCGAATACGCGTTCAGGCACGCCTTGATCAGCGACGATTTGCCCGTTCCGCGCGCGCCCGTGAGCAGCACGTTGTTGGCAGGTTGCTTGCTCACGAACTGCTTCGTGTTCTGCTCGATCAGGTTTTTCTGCCGATCGATATTCTGCAGATCGTCCAGCGAAATCAGCGAGATCGCGGGCACCGGCTGCAGGTAGCCGCGCCCCTGGCGCTTGCGCCAGCGGAATGCGACAGCCGCGGACCAGTCGATTTGGGGCGCAGCCGGCGGAAGCATCGCTTCGAGGCGCACCAGCACGGCTTCGGCGCGGGTCAGGAATTGTTCGAGTTTATCCATGTCGTGATCGGCGCAATTCAGGAACGGTAGTCGGCGTTGATGCTCACGTAATCATGCGACAGATCGCACGTCCAGATCGTCGCTTGCGCATCGCCACGGCCGAGCACGACGCGAATCAGGATTTCGGCCTTCTTCATCACGCGCTGTCCGTCTTCTTCCTTGTACTCGGGGTTGCGTCCGCCCGCTTTCGCGACCAGCACATCGTCCAGATACAAGTCGATCTTGCCGACGTCGAGGTCCGTCACGCCCGCATAGCCGATCGCAGCCAGAATGCGGCCGAGGTTCGGGTCCGATGCGTAGAACGCCGTCTTCACGAGCGGCGAATGGCCGATCGCATAAGCGATCTGACGGCACTCGGCGACACTCGATCCGCCTTCGACCTGCACCGTCATGAACTTCGTCGCGCCCTCGCCATCGCGCACGATCAGTTGCGAGAGCGTCTGCGCCGTCTCCGTCACGGCGTCGCGCAACGCGACATAGGCGGGCGAATCCGTGGACGTGATCGCGGGCAGGCTCGACTTGCCCGATGCGATCAGGATGAACGAGTCGTTGGTCGACGTATCGCCGTCGATCGTCACGCAGTTGAACGAGCGGTCCGCGACATACTTGACGAGTTCGTCGAGCACCGGCTGTGCGACGTTGGCGTCGAATGCGAGGAAGCCGAGCATCGTCGCCATGTTCGGCTTGATCATGCCCGCGCCCTTGCTGATGCCCGTCAGCGTGACCGTGTGGCCGTCGACCTTGACCTGACGCGACACGGCTTTCGGCAGCGTGTCCGTAGTCATGATGGCTTGCGCCGCGTCGTACCAGTGCGCAGCCTGACGGTTCGCCAGCGCGGCGGGCAACCCGGCTTTCAGACGATCGACAGGCAGCGGCTCCAGAATCACGCCCGTCGAGAACGGCAGCACCTGCTCAGGCGCAATGCCCGCGAGGCGCGCGAGTTCGTCGCACGTCTCACGCGCGTGTGCCATGCCCGGCTCGCCCGTGCCCGCGTTCGCATTGCCCGTGTTCACGACCAGCGCGCGAATACCCTTGCCGCCCTTGCGCACGCGCTCCAGGTGCTCGCGGCACACCGACACGGGCGCTGCGCAAAAGCGGTTCAACGTGAACACGCCCGCGACCGTCGCGCCTTCGTCGACGGAAATGACGAGCACGTCCTTGCGGTTCGGCTTGCGGATATTCGCCTCGGCCCAGCCTAGCGTGACGCCGGCGACGGGATGGAGTTGAGCGGGATCGATCGAGGGGAAATTGACAGCCATGTTTGCGACCTGTCGAGACTGAAATGCCGGCGGACGCCGGCATTGGGGATCAAAAGTGATGGCGCCAGATGGACCTGCGCCACCGCGAAATCACCAGCAATGCACGCTTCAAACGACGCGGCGCGCTTACCGCGCGCCGCCTTCGTGTGTTACGCAATCTTGCCGTGGCACTGCTTGTACTTCTTGCCGCTGCCGCACGGGCAGGGATCGTTGCGGCCGACCTTCGGCACGTTGTCGCCAGACAGCGGCGCCGCTGCACCCTGGCCGTGTGCCATTGCATCGCCGATCATCGCGGCCGCCGCATTCGCCGCGACGGGCGCCGCCGCCACAGCCGCGCCACCTTCCGCGTAGTCGGCGTGACGGAACTCGACGTTGTCGACCAGATGGCTGCCTTGCTCTTCCATCTGCTCGGCGGCCAGTTCCAGCTGTTCCGGCGACTGGATCTGCACATTCATCACGATGCGCGTGACTTCCAGCTTCACCGAGTCCAGCATTGCAGCAAACAGTTCGAACGCTTCGCGCTTGTACTCCTGCTTCGGATTCTTCTGCGCATAACCGCGCAGATGAATGCCTTGACGCAGGTGGTCGAGCGCAGCGAGGTGCTCGCGCCAGCTGCGGTCCAGCGTCTGCAGCATGACCGAGCGCTCGAACGCGCTGAACGACTCGCGGCCAACCTGCTCCACCTTCGATTCGTAAGCCTCATCGGCTGCGGCCGTCACGGCTTCGAGAATCTCGTCGGCGTCGATCTGCTGCGACTCGTTGATCATCTCCTGGACGGCGAGATCGAGCTGCCAGTCGTTGCGCAGCACTTCTTCGAGTTCTGGCACGTCCCACTGCTCTTCGATGCTGCCCGCCGGCACGAACTGATGGACGATGTCGCTGATCACGCCGTGACGCATCGCGCCGATGGTTTCGGTGATGTCGTGCGCTTCGAGCAGTTCGTTGCGCTGCTGGTAGATCACCTTGCGCTGGTCGTTCGAGACGTCGTCGTATTCGAGCAGCTGCTTGCGGATATCGAAGTTGCGCGCTTCGACCTTGCGCTGCGCAGATTCGATTGAACGCGTGACGATGCCCGCTTCGATCGCCTCGCCTTCCGGCATCTTCAGGCGGTCCATGATGGCGCGCACGCGGTCGCCCGCGAAAATGCGCAGCAACGGATCTTCCAGCGACAGATAGAAACGCGACGAGCCCGGATCGCCCTGACGGCCCGCACGGCCGCGCAGCTGGTTGTCGATACGGCGCGATTCGTGACGCTCGGTGCCGATGATGTGCAGACCGCCCGCGGCCTTCACCTGATCGTGCAGCGCCTGCCACTCGTCGTGCAGTTTCTGGATGCGGCCCGCTTTTTCGTCTTCGGGGATTGAAAGATCGGCTTCGATGAACGCCGCCTGCTTTTCGGCATTGCCGCCGAGCACGATGTCGGTGCCCCGGCCCGCCATGTTGGTCGCGATCGTGACGCGCTTCGGACGGCCCGCTTCCGCGACGATTGCCGCTTCACGCGCATGCTGCTTCGCGTTCAGCACTTCGTGCGGCAAACCGGCCTTGTTCAGCAGTTGCGACAGCAGTTCGGAATTTTCGATCGACGTCGTGCCAACCAGCACCGGCTGGCCGCGCTCGTAGCATTCGCGGAT
This is a stretch of genomic DNA from Paraburkholderia caribensis. It encodes these proteins:
- the secA gene encoding preprotein translocase subunit SecA, yielding MTTGFLQKIFGSRNQRLVKQYQKTVTAINALEPQIEQLTDDQLRAKTTEFRQRVSSGESLDKLLPEAFAVCREASKRVLKMRHFDVQLIGGMVLHYGKIAEMRTGEGKTLVATLPVYLNALSGRGVHVVTVNDYLAQRDAEWMARLYNFLGLSVGINLSQMDHGMKQEAYAADITYGTNNEFGFDYLRDNMVYETDARVQRALNFAVVDEVDSILIDEARTPLIISGQAEDHTELYVRMNALPPLLDRQIGEEKADGTGVEKPGDYTLDEKARQVFLTESGHEKAERLLAEWGLIGEGESLYAPQNITLMHHVYAALRAHTLFYKDQHYVVQNNEVVIVDEFTGRLMAGRRWSDGLHQAVEAKEHVKIQSENQTLASITFQNYFRMYAKLSGMTGTADTEAYEFNEIYGLETVVIPTNRPPKRIDKQDQIYKTAMERYNAVIRDIRECYERGQPVLVGTTSIENSELLSQLLNKAGLPHEVLNAKQHAREAAIVAEAGRPKRVTIATNMAGRGTDIVLGGNAEKQAAFIEADLSIPEDEKAGRIQKLHDEWQALHDQVKAAGGLHIIGTERHESRRIDNQLRGRAGRQGDPGSSRFYLSLEDPLLRIFAGDRVRAIMDRLKMPEGEAIEAGIVTRSIESAQRKVEARNFDIRKQLLEYDDVSNDQRKVIYQQRNELLEAHDITETIGAMRHGVISDIVHQFVPAGSIEEQWDVPELEEVLRNDWQLDLAVQEMINESQQIDADEILEAVTAAADEAYESKVEQVGRESFSAFERSVMLQTLDRSWREHLAALDHLRQGIHLRGYAQKNPKQEYKREAFELFAAMLDSVKLEVTRIVMNVQIQSPEQLELAAEQMEEQGSHLVDNVEFRHADYAEGGAAVAAAPVAANAAAAMIGDAMAHGQGAAAPLSGDNVPKVGRNDPCPCGSGKKYKQCHGKIA
- a CDS encoding ATP-binding protein; amino-acid sequence: MDKLEQFLTRAEAVLVRLEAMLPPAAPQIDWSAAVAFRWRKRQGRGYLQPVPAISLISLDDLQNIDRQKNLIEQNTKQFVSKQPANNVLLTGARGTGKSSLIKACLNAYSKDGLRLIEVDKDDLHDLGDIVDLISARPERFIVFCDDLSFEEGESGYKALKVALDGSVAAQSDNVLIYATSNRRHLLPEYMSDNETYKHTSDGEIHPGEVVEEKISLSERFGLWVSFYPFKQDDYLSIVAHWLHHFGCNDADVEAARGDALIWALERGSRSGRVAWQFARDWSGKRAQA
- the argJ gene encoding bifunctional glutamate N-acetyltransferase/amino-acid acetyltransferase ArgJ — encoded protein: MAVNFPSIDPAQLHPVAGVTLGWAEANIRKPNRKDVLVISVDEGATVAGVFTLNRFCAAPVSVCREHLERVRKGGKGIRALVVNTGNANAGTGEPGMAHARETCDELARLAGIAPEQVLPFSTGVILEPLPVDRLKAGLPAALANRQAAHWYDAAQAIMTTDTLPKAVSRQVKVDGHTVTLTGISKGAGMIKPNMATMLGFLAFDANVAQPVLDELVKYVADRSFNCVTIDGDTSTNDSFILIASGKSSLPAITSTDSPAYVALRDAVTETAQTLSQLIVRDGEGATKFMTVQVEGGSSVAECRQIAYAIGHSPLVKTAFYASDPNLGRILAAIGYAGVTDLDVGKIDLYLDDVLVAKAGGRNPEYKEEDGQRVMKKAEILIRVVLGRGDAQATIWTCDLSHDYVSINADYRS